The Daucus carota subsp. sativus chromosome 9, DH1 v3.0, whole genome shotgun sequence genome window below encodes:
- the LOC108202856 gene encoding uncharacterized protein LOC108202856, translating to MEVHLQINNNLMKVELAANPSRFQNRRRNPGAGVSAFVHGTLGVSGQVGIGAQCGQAAAVRGKSAALSGHPVAVNGQAVAVTGQTVGASGQAGVAIGKAVAASGQAAVVNGLAVVVVHGQAAVVVHGQAAVVVNGKAAIAVNGKAAVAVNGLSHAASFSVQALTATVQVLVRHSAALATVEGNSYVAFYSPVNVHINALPC from the exons ATGGAGGTTCATCTGCAAATCAACAACAATTTGATGAAAGTGGAATTAGCGGCCAACCCCTCGCGTTTCCAAA ACAGACGAAGAAATCCGGGTGCTGGGGTTTCTGCCTTTGTACATGGAACTTTGGGTGTAAGTGGCCAAGTTGGAATTGGTGCTCAATGTGGCCAAGCTGCTGCTGTACGTGGCAAATCTGCAGCTTTAAGTGGGCATCCTGTGGCTGTAAATGGCCAAGCTGTGGCTGTAACTGGCCAAACTGTGGGTGCAAGTGGCCAAGCTGGGGTTGCAATTGGCAAAGCTGTGGCTGCAAGTGGCCAGGCTGCGGTTGTAAATGGCCTAGCTGTAGTTGTTGTGCATGGCCAAGCTGCAGTTGTTGTTCATGGCCAAGCTGCAGTTGTTGTGAATGGAAAAGCTGCAATTGCTGTGAATGGAAAAGCTGCAGTTGCTGTGAATGGCCTCAGTCATGCTGCAAGTTTCAGTGTCCAAGCTTTGACTGCAACTGTTCAAGTTTTAGTTCGTCATTCTGCTGCCCTTGCAACGGTAGAAGGAAATAGCTATGTTGCATTTTATTCCCCTGTTAACGTACATATAAACGCCCTCCCTTGTTGA